In the genome of Cygnus olor isolate bCygOlo1 chromosome Z, bCygOlo1.pri.v2, whole genome shotgun sequence, one region contains:
- the HEXB gene encoding beta-hexosaminidase subunit beta yields MSRVMGFAGLVLALLLVPAVLLSTSLGRGDPPPEPELELAEGPPAAGGVAAGEDSLWPLPQSLRTSRRQLQLAPDRFQVVHGAGSSAGPGCGLLQDAFRRYYEYMFGRSRWRSPGRRWPSVRRELLQLQVVIAAPEPGCDSYPRLASSEAYHLTITEPVAILKADEVWGALRGLETFSQLVHEDDYGSFLVNESDIYDFPRFAHRGILLDTSRHYLPLKSILTNLDAMAFNKFNVLHWHIVDDQSFPYQSIYFPELSNKGAYSYNHIYTPTDVRLVIEYARLRGIRVIPEFDTPGHTQSWGKGQKDLLTPCYNGEQPSGSFGPVNPILNSTYDFMTKFFQEISSVFPDAYIHLGGDEVSFDCWKSNPDVKDFMKEQGFGIDYAKLESYYIQKILDIVSSYHKGYMVWQEVFDNKAQLKPDTVVEVWMANNYAHELSSVTKAGFTAILAAPWYLDYISYGQDWKKYYNVEPLNFPGSEKQKKLLIGGEACLWGEFVDATNLTPRLWPRASAVGERLWSSSNVTDLQDAYKRLSNHRCRMLRRGIAAEPLFVGYCAHEARGW; encoded by the exons ATGAGCAGAGTCATGGGGTTcgcagggctggtgctggcgCTGCTCCTCGTGCCCGCcgtgctgctgagcaccagccTCGGCCGCGGCGACCCGCCGCCAGAGCCCGAGCTGGAGCTGGCCGAGGGGCCGCCGGCCGCGGGCGGCGTCGCCGCCGGCGAGGACTCGCTGTGGCCGCTGCCGCAGTCGCTCCGCACGTCCCGCCGGCAGCTGCAGCTCGCCCCCGACCGCTTCCAGGTGGTGCACGGGGCCGGCTcctcggcggggccgggctgcggccTCCTGCAGGATGCCTTCCGCAG GTACTACGAGTACATGTTCGGGCGCTCCCGCTGGCGGAGCCCCGGCCGGCGGTGGCCGTCCGTCCGTCGGGAGCTGTTGCAGCTGCAGGTGGTGATCGCGGCGCCGGAGCCCGGCTGTGACAGCTACCCGCGCCTGGCGTCCAGCGAGGCCT aTCATTTAACTATAACTGAGCCTGTGGCTATACTGAAAGCAGATGAAGTATGGGGTGCTTTAAGAG GTTTGGAAACCTTCAGTCAGTTGGTTCATGAAGATGATTATGGAAGT TTTCTTGTCAACGAATCTGATATCTACGACTTCCCAAGATTTGCTCATAGAGGAATCTTACTTGACACGTCAAGGCACTATTTGCCATTGAAATCTATTCTCACAAACCTG GATGCCATGGCTTTTAACAAGTTCAATGTCCTCCACTGGCATATAGTTGATGATCAGTCATTTCCTTACcagagtatttattttcctgagctAAGTAACAAG GGAGCTTACTCCTATAACCACATCTATACTCCTACTGACGTCCGTCTGGTGATTGAGTACGCCCGGTTAAGAGGCATTAGAGTTATCCCAGAGTTTGATACCCCAGGACACACGCAGTCTTGGGGAAAAG GTCAAAAAGATCTTCTCACCCCTTGTTACAATGGAGAACAGCCAAGTGGGTCCTTTGGACCTGTAAATCCCATTTTGAATTCAACTTATGACTTCATGACTAAATTCTTCCAAGAAATCAGCAGTGTATTTCCTGATGCCTACATTCACCTAGGAGGAGATGAAGTGAGCTTCGATTGTTG GAAATCTAACCCTGATGTGAAAGATTTCATGAAGGAGCAAGGTTTTGGCATTGACTATGCTAAACTGGAATCGTACTACATTCAgaa GATTTTGGATATTGTTTCCTCTTACCACAAAGGATACATGGTCTGGCAGGAAGTGTTCGATAACAAAGCACAG ctGAAACCAGATACTGTAGTTGAAGTGTGGATGGCAAATAACTATGCTCATGAACTAAGCAGTGTCACTAAAGCAGGGTTCACTGCTatcctggcagctccctggTATTTGGATTACATTAGTTATGGACAAGACTGGAAGAAGTACTACAACGTTGAACCACTCAACTTCCCTG gatctgaaaaacagaaaaagctcttAATAGGTGGAGAAGCTTGCTTGTGGGGAGAATTTGTGGATGCAACTAACCTCACACCAAGACTGTG GCCTCGGGCAAGTGCTGTAGGGGAAAGActctggagcagcagcaacGTGACTGACTTGCAGGATGCCTATAAAAGACTGTCTAATCATCGATGCCGCATGCTCAG acgTGGCATAGCAGCTGAACCTCTCTTTGTTGGCTACTGTGCCCATGAAGCAAGAGGGTGGTAA